In Arthrobacter sp. StoSoilB5, one genomic interval encodes:
- a CDS encoding TetR family transcriptional regulator: MRLSADDLTTRARIRDAAIGLFGRAGFAPATVRAVASAAGVSPGLVIHHFGSKAGLREACDQHVLAQTASQGREKTNPASVRQLIQDYLNRPDQYADEIAYIRRSLGDESEAGDAFFDAVVGQTQDIIEAGIAAGTIRDFEDVRATAVVIASNSLSMLMLGRHLSRALGAEVPEPHGIGPELLRQLTLPALDIYTNGFYADSRFLDAAREALQQEATNQRREHAP, encoded by the coding sequence ATGCGTTTAAGCGCAGATGATTTGACCACCCGGGCACGCATTCGCGACGCCGCCATAGGACTGTTCGGCCGCGCTGGTTTCGCGCCTGCCACTGTCCGGGCGGTGGCCTCCGCGGCTGGCGTCAGCCCTGGTCTGGTGATCCACCATTTCGGCAGCAAGGCAGGTTTGCGCGAAGCTTGCGACCAGCATGTGCTCGCGCAAACAGCCAGCCAGGGCAGGGAGAAAACCAACCCCGCTTCCGTACGTCAATTGATCCAGGACTACCTCAACCGTCCGGACCAGTATGCCGATGAGATCGCCTACATTCGCCGCTCGCTGGGCGACGAGTCGGAGGCAGGCGATGCGTTCTTCGACGCGGTAGTGGGCCAGACCCAGGACATCATCGAGGCCGGAATCGCAGCCGGCACCATCCGGGATTTCGAGGACGTCCGGGCCACCGCCGTCGTCATTGCATCCAACAGCCTCTCCATGCTCATGCTGGGCAGGCACCTCTCACGGGCGCTCGGTGCCGAGGTACCCGAACCCCACGGCATCGGGCCCGAACTGTTGCGGCAGCTGACACTGCCTGCACTGGACATTTACACCAACGGCTTCTATGCAGATTCGCGGTTCCTCGACGCGGCCCGCGAAGCCCTGCAGCAGGAGGCCACCAACCAAAGAAGGGAGCATGCCCCGTGA
- a CDS encoding ester cyclase translates to MNVEPEENKALVRRFYAAIDAGDIEAMDDLVAEDYLDHHPPFPGLSAGRDGLKEAFRIFLHATPGHHVIEDQICEGDKVVTRLTAHGRHEGDLPGPLPATGAQLDETAVAIHRIQDGRIAEHWSDRDDLGLMQQLGIIQMPGA, encoded by the coding sequence ATGAACGTGGAGCCTGAGGAGAACAAAGCGCTGGTTAGGCGCTTCTACGCAGCGATCGATGCCGGCGACATCGAAGCGATGGACGATCTGGTGGCTGAAGACTACCTGGACCATCACCCTCCATTCCCCGGGCTCTCGGCTGGGCGGGACGGCCTAAAGGAGGCCTTCCGCATTTTCCTGCACGCTACGCCGGGACATCACGTTATTGAGGACCAGATCTGCGAAGGCGACAAGGTAGTTACAAGATTGACCGCCCATGGTCGACACGAAGGCGACCTGCCCGGGCCACTGCCCGCCACGGGTGCTCAACTGGACGAAACCGCCGTGGCAATCCACAGAATTCAGGACGGAAGGATTGCCGAGCATTGGTCCGACCGCGACGACCTTGGACTAATGCAACAACTCGGCATCATCCAGATGCCGGGAGCCTGA